In one window of Aceticella autotrophica DNA:
- a CDS encoding chemotaxis protein CheA: MDNNQYLEMFLQESQEHIESLNNNLLDLEKNSNDKHIIDEIFRSAHTIKGMAATMGFGNMNKLSHKMEDLLQDIRNNTIEVTDNVMEILFKCVDTLSEMVDLITEKGDDTLNVEDLINLLDNINSDKNEIAATNIKVTPTETEQDINIYEKDIIEEALKQGYKSFRIKIVIDKSCIMKSARAFIIFNELEKMGSIIYSSPSIEDIEDEKFESEFSIHLLSKFDKEYIKEKLLSISELKEIIIEEILFPKEMSKVEKKENNEIKNVQKNTKTTKTVRVDIERLDNLMNLVSELIIVKTRLEDIESDNKNSEKAATIEYLERITTNLHDAVMKVRMVPVERVFSRFPRMVRDVSRELNKKITLNMYGEETEVDRTIIDEIGDPLVHLIRNSIDHGIETPEERIKIKKPETGIINLKAYHEGNNVIIEVSDDGAGIDLDKIKTKAIEKGFMSKEELNQISKDKIIKILFEPGFSTSDKISDISGRGVGLDVVKTKIEALNGDVDVITEKNKGTKFVIKLPLTLAIIQALLVKVGDEKYAFPLNSISEVVHKNINEIHKVQGKEVILYRGKVIPLIRLNEILEIENTGLNVDLICVILKKGENLAACIIDELIGQQEIVIKPLGKYLSNIKIVSGATILGDGQVALIIDSNNLF, from the coding sequence ATGGATAATAATCAATATCTCGAAATGTTTTTACAGGAATCCCAAGAGCATATTGAAAGCTTAAATAACAATCTGCTTGACCTTGAAAAGAACAGTAATGATAAACATATCATAGATGAAATATTTAGATCTGCTCATACAATCAAGGGAATGGCGGCTACAATGGGTTTTGGGAATATGAATAAATTATCACATAAGATGGAGGACTTACTACAGGATATAAGAAATAATACAATTGAAGTTACAGATAATGTAATGGAGATATTATTTAAATGTGTTGATACACTAAGTGAAATGGTTGATTTGATAACAGAAAAAGGTGATGATACATTAAATGTTGAAGATTTAATCAACTTACTTGATAATATAAATTCCGATAAAAATGAAATAGCTGCAACAAATATTAAGGTAACTCCAACAGAAACAGAACAAGATATAAATATATATGAAAAAGATATCATTGAAGAGGCCTTGAAACAAGGATATAAATCATTTAGGATTAAAATCGTTATCGATAAAAGCTGTATAATGAAATCTGCAAGAGCTTTTATTATTTTCAATGAATTGGAAAAGATGGGCAGTATTATTTATTCTTCGCCATCTATAGAGGATATTGAAGACGAAAAATTTGAAAGTGAATTTTCAATTCATTTATTAAGTAAATTTGATAAGGAATACATAAAAGAAAAATTGCTTTCAATCAGTGAATTAAAAGAGATAATAATTGAAGAAATATTATTTCCAAAAGAAATGTCAAAAGTCGAGAAGAAAGAAAACAATGAAATCAAAAATGTTCAAAAAAATACTAAAACTACTAAAACAGTGAGGGTTGATATTGAAAGACTTGATAATCTGATGAATCTTGTAAGTGAACTTATAATTGTAAAGACGAGATTGGAAGATATTGAATCTGATAATAAAAATTCCGAAAAAGCTGCTACAATAGAATATCTTGAAAGAATTACAACGAATCTACATGATGCTGTAATGAAGGTTAGAATGGTACCAGTCGAAAGAGTGTTTAGTCGTTTTCCAAGGATGGTAAGGGATGTTTCACGTGAATTAAACAAAAAAATAACATTAAATATGTATGGGGAAGAAACTGAAGTTGATAGGACCATAATTGATGAAATTGGTGATCCACTTGTTCATTTAATAAGAAACTCAATAGACCATGGAATTGAGACACCGGAAGAAAGAATAAAGATAAAAAAACCAGAAACAGGAATTATAAACTTAAAAGCATATCATGAAGGAAATAATGTTATTATTGAAGTTAGTGATGATGGAGCTGGCATTGACTTAGACAAAATAAAAACAAAAGCTATAGAAAAGGGCTTTATGTCAAAAGAAGAGCTAAATCAAATTTCAAAAGACAAGATAATAAAAATATTGTTTGAACCCGGGTTTAGCACCTCTGATAAAATATCCGACATTTCAGGTAGAGGTGTTGGCCTTGACGTAGTAAAAACTAAAATTGAAGCGTTAAATGGTGATGTTGATGTTATAACTGAGAAAAACAAGGGAACTAAATTTGTTATTAAGTTGCCTTTGACATTAGCAATTATACAGGCTCTATTAGTAAAAGTCGGAGATGAGAAATATGCCTTTCCACTTAATTCAATTTCAGAGGTTGTACATAAAAATATAAATGAAATTCACAAAGTACAGGGGAAAGAAGTAATATTATATAGAGGCAAGGTAATACCCTTAATTAGATTAAATGAAATATTAGAAATAGAAAACACAGGATTAAATGTTGATTTAATATGTGTTATTCTTAAAAAAGGTGAAAATTTAGCTGCATGTATCATTGATGAATTAATAGGTCAGCAAGAAATTGTTATAAAGCCACTTGGGAAATATTTAAGTAACATTAAAATTGTTTCAGGTGCAACAATACTTGGTGATGGACAAGTTGCCTTAATAATAGACTCTAATAATTTATTTTAA
- a CDS encoding flagellar brake protein yields MLKNLKPGQRIEIGIGRNKKYYFTKVEDVSKDGTILIDTPIYHNHLVPIHLNSIIQIIFFNKNGQFAFDAEVINKFSGNLSFLQVKQISEITKIQRRKYYRLEKIIPFTYKEEDDGKENFFTGLIKDISGGGFKAVIKHRNTNNPIIFCNIKLSDLLKEIAVKGKIIRCDLNKDRYEIGVQFVDINDKLRDQIITFIFEEERKLKKRDRYF; encoded by the coding sequence ATGCTAAAGAATTTAAAACCAGGTCAAAGAATAGAAATTGGTATAGGAAGAAATAAAAAATATTACTTTACTAAAGTAGAAGATGTATCAAAAGATGGAACAATATTGATTGATACACCCATCTATCATAATCATTTAGTTCCGATACATCTAAACTCAATTATTCAGATAATATTTTTTAATAAAAATGGTCAATTTGCTTTTGATGCAGAGGTCATCAATAAATTTTCTGGGAATCTATCTTTTTTACAGGTAAAACAGATATCAGAAATAACTAAAATTCAAAGAAGAAAATATTATAGATTGGAGAAAATAATTCCTTTCACTTATAAAGAAGAAGATGATGGAAAAGAAAATTTTTTTACAGGTTTAATAAAAGATATCAGTGGTGGGGGATTTAAAGCTGTAATAAAACATAGGAATACAAATAATCCAATTATTTTTTGTAATATAAAATTATCTGATTTATTAAAGGAAATCGCGGTTAAAGGTAAAATTATCAGATGTGATTTAAATAAGGATAGATATGAGATTGGAGTACAATTTGTTGATATAAATGATAAACTTCGCGATCAGATAATAACTTTTATCTTTGAAGAAGAAAGGAAATTAAAAAAACGTGATAGATATTTTTAG
- a CDS encoding MinD/ParA family ATP-binding protein: protein MDQAQKLRELFSKPSHSKSRVITVTGAKGGIGKTCIAVNISLALKKLGYNTLLIDADIGFSNVEIELGTISKYTLYDLLYNKKKIIDIINEGPLGLKYITSGGDFDFLKSDMDFDIFLNNIRILDFYSDFIIIDTGAGINSTVQKFINAADEVLVIITPEPTSIMDAYLLIKNLLAKKNTVINIIVNKAKNYNEYKEVFNRFNSVVSHFLGIKINDFGFLLEDGRISECIKAQIPILIKYQNSNISKDIMEIAMKISKTEVKYKQDGLMGIFKKIFKR from the coding sequence ATGGATCAAGCACAAAAATTAAGAGAATTATTTTCAAAACCTTCCCATTCAAAAAGCAGGGTAATCACAGTAACTGGAGCAAAGGGGGGAATCGGCAAAACATGCATAGCAGTAAATATATCCCTTGCTCTTAAGAAATTAGGTTATAATACACTCCTTATTGATGCAGATATAGGTTTTTCAAATGTTGAAATAGAGCTTGGTACTATATCTAAATATACTTTGTACGATCTACTTTATAATAAAAAGAAAATAATCGATATAATAAACGAAGGTCCTCTTGGATTAAAATATATTACATCCGGTGGTGATTTTGATTTTTTAAAATCAGATATGGATTTTGATATATTTTTAAACAATATAAGGATTTTAGATTTTTATTCAGATTTTATAATAATTGATACAGGAGCAGGTATTAATAGTACCGTACAAAAGTTTATTAATGCAGCAGATGAAGTGTTAGTAATAATTACTCCAGAGCCTACATCAATAATGGATGCTTATTTATTGATAAAAAACTTGCTTGCTAAAAAAAATACTGTAATCAATATTATTGTGAATAAAGCAAAAAATTACAATGAGTACAAAGAAGTATTTAATAGATTTAATAGTGTAGTATCTCATTTTTTAGGTATTAAAATTAATGATTTTGGATTTTTATTAGAAGATGGGAGAATAAGTGAATGTATAAAGGCGCAAATTCCTATACTTATTAAATATCAAAATAGCAATATATCAAAAGATATTATGGAAATAGCAATGAAAATTTCAAAAACAGAAGTAAAATATAAACAAGATGGCTTGATGGGAATTTTTAAAAAAATTTTTAAAAGATAA
- a CDS encoding DEAD/DEAH box helicase family protein — protein sequence MKVKRYIADNYQDALQKIKLDMGSNAIILHQNKIRNKGIKGFFQKKKVEVFAAVEENHISESNILKKDVFEIKMLLKALKDKEKDDAVFEETNNLVEFLLERGVDKELTSLLTEGLMSINNETIELLRKRMKTFMGIPQQLKMSEKNRILFIGPTGVGKTTTIAKIASNLILKENKKVILVAADVFRIAGVDQLKIYGDILGVPVIVVNNIFELHKAKEKLDMYDMVLIDTAGRSHNDEKKINELKSFVQYSACNKVYLCLSAATKSMDLKKIIDTYEFINNYSLIFTKLDETDNYSTILNSVYYSKKPLSYITNGQNVPDDIQLADIDIITKNILKVN from the coding sequence ATGAAGGTTAAACGCTATATAGCAGATAATTATCAAGATGCTTTGCAAAAGATAAAATTAGATATGGGAAGCAACGCAATAATACTACATCAAAATAAAATAAGAAATAAGGGGATTAAAGGTTTTTTTCAAAAGAAAAAAGTGGAAGTTTTTGCAGCAGTAGAAGAAAATCATATATCAGAAAGTAATATTTTAAAAAAAGATGTTTTTGAGATAAAAATGCTGCTGAAAGCATTAAAAGATAAGGAAAAAGATGATGCTGTATTTGAGGAAACAAATAATTTAGTAGAATTTTTATTAGAAAGAGGCGTTGATAAAGAATTGACCTCTTTATTGACTGAGGGCTTAATGTCTATCAATAATGAAACTATTGAATTATTACGTAAAAGAATGAAAACTTTTATGGGTATTCCACAACAGTTGAAGATGTCTGAAAAAAACAGGATTCTGTTTATTGGACCAACAGGTGTTGGAAAAACTACAACAATTGCAAAGATAGCTTCTAATTTAATTTTAAAAGAAAATAAAAAGGTTATTCTTGTAGCAGCGGATGTTTTTAGAATAGCTGGCGTGGATCAATTAAAAATTTATGGTGATATTCTTGGTGTACCTGTAATAGTAGTTAATAATATTTTTGAATTGCATAAAGCCAAAGAAAAACTTGATATGTATGATATGGTTCTTATTGATACTGCTGGAAGAAGCCACAATGATGAAAAAAAGATTAATGAGTTAAAAAGTTTTGTTCAATACAGTGCTTGCAATAAAGTCTATTTATGCTTAAGTGCTGCTACTAAATCAATGGATTTGAAAAAAATTATTGATACATATGAATTCATAAACAATTATAGTTTGATTTTTACAAAACTGGATGAAACAGATAATTATAGTACAATATTAAACTCTGTGTATTATTCAAAAAAACCTTTATCTTACATAACAAATGGACAAAATGTTCCTGATGATATACAATTGGCTGATATTGATATTATAACTAAAAATATATTAAAGGTGAATTAA
- the flhA gene encoding flagellar biosynthesis protein FlhA, with translation MKYSDSLAAIFVVCIILIIIIPVPTEIMDFLLILNITLSIIILLTTMYIKDPMEFSIFPSILLVTTLLRLSLNISSTRLILSKAFAGQVIQAFGSFVIGGNPIVGLLVFIIIAIVQFIVITKGAERVSEVSARFTLDAMPGKQMSIDADLNAGIITDKEATNRRRKIQEEAKFYGSMDGASKFVKGDAIACIIIIVINILAGLVIGITMKGMDITQAVNTYTILTVGDGLVSQIPALLISTATGIIVTRSVSESNIGTEILKQLFREPKILKITAVLLFIMAFIPMLPAIPLLLIGSLFGYLGYINDKKIIPEEDEKTENIKELEEIRDPKKVYDLLQVDPIELEFGYELIPFASNELLDRIVMIRRQIALDLGIVVPMVRLRDNIQLKPDEYVIKIRGTEVGRGKVYINRYLCMQAGDKNDSIKGIPDKEPAFGFPALWIEEIEKSKAEALGCTVVDVPSVISTHLTNIIKKHSYELIGRQEVQGLLDNIKTTNPALVEEIVPKLLSLGEIEKVLSNLLREELSIRDMVTILETLADYVPTTRDTDILTEYVRQALSRTISNKYAVNGKIKVITLEPSIEQSIQSAINQTEHGTYLTLEPDLMQKIIRAVNDTVRKIMLQGDQPIILTAPVIRFYFKKLVEQISRDIVVLSYNELLPNIEILSIGMVKLNEG, from the coding sequence TTGAAATACTCTGATTCACTTGCAGCCATTTTTGTCGTTTGTATAATATTGATAATTATTATACCGGTACCGACAGAGATAATGGATTTTTTGTTAATTTTAAATATAACTTTATCGATTATAATACTGCTTACAACAATGTACATAAAAGACCCAATGGAGTTCTCAATATTTCCTTCCATACTTCTTGTTACCACATTATTAAGATTATCTCTAAACATTTCAAGCACGAGGCTTATTTTAAGTAAAGCCTTTGCTGGACAAGTAATACAGGCCTTTGGTAGTTTTGTCATAGGTGGTAATCCTATAGTGGGTTTACTTGTTTTCATAATAATAGCAATAGTTCAGTTTATTGTTATTACAAAAGGTGCTGAAAGGGTTTCAGAAGTTTCTGCAAGATTTACTCTTGATGCAATGCCAGGAAAGCAAATGTCTATCGATGCGGACTTAAATGCTGGTATTATTACTGATAAAGAAGCAACAAACAGAAGAAGGAAAATACAGGAAGAAGCAAAATTTTACGGTTCCATGGATGGTGCTAGTAAATTTGTCAAAGGTGATGCAATTGCATGTATTATAATAATAGTAATAAATATATTAGCAGGGTTGGTTATTGGTATAACAATGAAGGGAATGGATATCACTCAAGCTGTAAATACGTATACTATTTTAACTGTTGGAGATGGACTTGTAAGTCAAATACCTGCGTTATTGATTTCAACTGCAACAGGTATAATAGTAACCCGTTCAGTTTCAGAATCAAATATAGGTACTGAAATTTTAAAACAGTTATTTCGCGAACCCAAAATATTAAAAATCACGGCTGTTTTGCTGTTTATCATGGCATTTATTCCGATGTTGCCAGCAATACCTTTGTTATTAATAGGTTCATTATTTGGTTATCTCGGTTATATTAATGATAAAAAAATTATTCCTGAGGAAGATGAAAAAACTGAAAATATAAAAGAGCTTGAAGAAATACGGGATCCTAAAAAGGTCTATGATTTATTACAGGTAGATCCAATTGAATTAGAATTTGGTTATGAATTAATACCTTTTGCAAGCAACGAACTATTAGATAGAATTGTAATGATTAGAAGGCAGATAGCCCTTGACCTTGGAATAGTTGTTCCAATGGTAAGATTAAGAGATAATATACAATTAAAACCAGATGAATATGTAATAAAGATAAGGGGTACAGAAGTAGGAAGGGGGAAGGTTTATATTAATAGATATTTGTGCATGCAAGCTGGAGATAAAAATGATAGTATCAAGGGAATCCCCGATAAAGAACCTGCTTTTGGATTTCCTGCCTTGTGGATTGAAGAAATCGAGAAGTCAAAAGCTGAAGCATTAGGATGTACGGTTGTTGATGTGCCATCAGTTATATCAACACATTTAACAAATATCATAAAAAAACACTCATACGAATTAATTGGCAGGCAGGAGGTACAAGGACTGCTTGACAATATAAAAACAACCAATCCTGCTCTTGTTGAAGAAATAGTACCAAAATTATTAAGTCTTGGAGAAATTGAAAAAGTCTTAAGTAATTTATTAAGAGAAGAACTATCAATAAGAGATATGGTAACAATACTTGAAACCCTTGCTGATTATGTACCGACAACAAGAGATACGGATATTTTAACAGAATATGTAAGACAGGCGTTATCAAGAACTATTTCGAATAAATATGCTGTAAATGGCAAAATAAAAGTTATAACATTGGAGCCTTCAATTGAACAATCGATACAGAGTGCAATAAATCAGACGGAACATGGTACCTACCTTACTTTAGAACCTGATTTAATGCAAAAGATTATAAGGGCTGTTAATGATACGGTAAGGAAGATTATGTTACAGGGAGATCAGCCAATAATTTTAACGGCTCCTGTAATAAGATTTTATTTTAAAAAATTAGTTGAACAAATATCAAGGGACATTGTTGTATTATCATATAATGAGTTATTACCAAATATAGAGATTTTATCAATTGGGATGGTGAAATTAAATGAAGGTTAA
- the flhB gene encoding flagellar biosynthesis protein FlhB: MNIQLFAGGKTEPATPKKRQDIRKKGQVFQSKEITSALILITGFSVLYLSLDSIESKFINLFKYLFYTYPGANDEVFTVKGIERFGNVIFSNFIGIILPIILAVFLISIVITYAQVGFLFTLEPLNIKIERINPFEGFKRIFSKKALLELVKAVAKISIMIYVIYSFLIGQYKGIPELLDMSVQDIMKYSLCIISGVLLKISIVLIVLSIIDYIFQWREFEANIKMSKDDIKEEFKETEGNPQIKSAIKRKQRQISMRRMMRDISKADVIITNPTHIAVALMYDNKINDAPIVIAKGQDLVAIKIKEEAQKYNIAIVENKPLAQALYKSAEIGDIIPPELYQAVAEVLAYVYSLKEE, encoded by the coding sequence ATGAATATACAGCTTTTTGCCGGTGGAAAAACTGAGCCGGCTACACCTAAAAAAAGACAGGATATTAGAAAAAAAGGTCAGGTTTTTCAAAGTAAAGAAATAACATCGGCATTAATTTTGATAACCGGATTTTCAGTTTTATATTTATCATTGGATTCAATAGAAAGTAAATTTATTAATTTGTTTAAATATTTATTTTACACTTATCCAGGTGCAAATGATGAAGTGTTTACAGTTAAAGGAATAGAACGGTTTGGAAATGTTATTTTTTCAAATTTCATAGGAATTATATTACCAATAATATTAGCAGTTTTTTTGATATCCATAGTAATTACATATGCACAAGTTGGATTTCTGTTTACATTAGAGCCTTTAAATATAAAGATTGAAAGAATAAATCCTTTTGAAGGATTCAAAAGAATATTTTCGAAAAAAGCATTGTTGGAGCTTGTTAAAGCCGTAGCGAAGATTTCAATAATGATATATGTAATTTACTCTTTCCTAATAGGACAATATAAAGGAATACCAGAATTGCTTGATATGTCTGTACAGGATATAATGAAGTACAGTCTTTGCATAATAAGTGGTGTGCTTTTAAAAATATCAATTGTTTTAATTGTACTTAGCATAATAGATTATATATTTCAGTGGAGAGAGTTTGAAGCAAATATAAAAATGAGTAAAGATGATATAAAAGAAGAATTTAAAGAAACAGAGGGAAATCCACAAATAAAATCAGCAATCAAAAGAAAACAAAGGCAGATTTCGATGAGGAGAATGATGAGGGATATAAGTAAAGCAGATGTAATCATTACAAATCCTACTCATATTGCAGTTGCATTAATGTACGACAATAAAATAAATGATGCACCTATCGTTATTGCAAAGGGGCAGGACCTTGTAGCTATTAAAATCAAAGAAGAAGCCCAAAAATACAATATCGCTATTGTCGAAAACAAGCCTTTAGCACAGGCTCTTTATAAATCAGCGGAGATAGGAGATATTATTCCACCTGAATTATATCAGGCTGTTGCGGAAGTTCTTGCATATGTTTATAGTTTAAAGGAAGAATAG
- the fliR gene encoding flagellar biosynthetic protein FliR, producing MWISDVILNNIQYFIIIFVRILGIFILTPIFGTKTLPSIFKVGLAFFTTLILMNFVQVNIDMNNIYQYTWIVFTEFVVGLLIGLASMIYFSAIYLAGQLIDYQLGFGIVNILDLQSETQVPLMGNFIYIITLLLFLLINGHHVLFIMLAKSYVLIPVGGISFQLNNMNSIITKIVSTMFILGFRISFPIILATILSDLTLSIISRTIPQLNVFMVGMPLKIFIGIFTLFIMLPMYLSIIDVLFNGMYADIFLLMKAMIKG from the coding sequence ATGTGGATAAGTGATGTTATATTAAATAATATTCAATATTTTATAATTATTTTTGTAAGAATATTGGGTATTTTTATACTTACACCAATATTTGGGACAAAAACACTGCCGTCTATATTTAAGGTTGGATTAGCTTTTTTTACAACCCTTATACTGATGAATTTTGTTCAGGTAAACATTGATATGAATAATATATACCAATATACATGGATAGTTTTTACGGAATTTGTTGTTGGTTTATTAATAGGGCTTGCTTCAATGATTTATTTCAGTGCAATTTATCTTGCTGGTCAGCTCATAGATTACCAATTAGGATTTGGGATAGTAAATATACTGGATTTGCAAAGTGAAACACAGGTACCTCTTATGGGAAATTTTATTTACATAATAACCTTGCTTTTGTTTTTGCTAATTAATGGACACCATGTTTTGTTTATTATGCTTGCCAAAAGTTATGTTTTAATACCCGTAGGAGGAATATCATTCCAATTAAACAATATGAATAGTATAATAACAAAAATAGTGTCAACGATGTTTATATTAGGTTTTAGGATTAGTTTTCCAATAATCCTTGCTACAATTTTGTCGGATTTGACGTTAAGCATTATATCAAGGACAATACCACAGCTTAATGTTTTTATGGTTGGTATGCCTTTAAAAATTTTTATAGGAATTTTTACTTTGTTTATTATGCTGCCGATGTATCTGTCAATAATTGATGTCTTGTTTAACGGCATGTATGCAGATATATTTTTGTTAATGAAAGCAATGATAAAAGGATGA
- the fliQ gene encoding flagellar biosynthesis protein FliQ, whose amino-acid sequence MNTGIVLDIGREALKITILISAPLLIIALLVGLIISIFQATTQLQEQTLTFVPKIIAVFISIILFGPWMLTTMINYTQKLFMNINNFIK is encoded by the coding sequence GTGAATACAGGTATAGTACTTGACATAGGAAGAGAGGCATTAAAAATTACTATTTTGATATCTGCACCTCTCCTTATTATAGCTCTTTTGGTAGGACTTATAATCAGTATTTTTCAGGCTACCACGCAGTTGCAGGAACAAACATTGACATTTGTTCCTAAAATAATAGCCGTATTTATATCGATTATCTTGTTTGGACCATGGATGTTAACAACAATGATAAATTATACACAAAAATTATTTATGAATATAAATAATTTTATTAAGTAG
- the fliP gene encoding flagellar type III secretion system pore protein FliP (The bacterial flagellar biogenesis protein FliP forms a type III secretion system (T3SS)-type pore required for flagellar assembly.) translates to MISMKKISIVTGILIVLLTGTAYADPATPNLGISLGFSSNPKDIATSLQIVLLLTVLSLAPSILIMMTSFTRIIIVLSFLRNALGLQQMPPNQVLIGLSLFLTLFIMAPIGTQINNSALQPYIAGRISIQQAYTNAKEPLKNFMLKQTRKNDLNLFIELSKSKINNVEELPMRIVIPSFIISELKTAFEIGFLIYIPFLIIDMVVASVLMSMGMFMLPPVLISLPFKLLLFILVDGWNLLVKSLIIGFR, encoded by the coding sequence ATGATATCGATGAAAAAAATTAGCATAGTTACAGGGATATTAATTGTTTTACTCACAGGAACTGCCTATGCAGATCCTGCAACTCCAAATTTAGGAATATCCTTAGGTTTTTCATCAAATCCTAAAGATATAGCAACAAGCCTTCAAATTGTTTTATTATTAACTGTTTTATCCCTTGCGCCATCAATATTAATTATGATGACATCTTTTACAAGAATAATAATAGTGCTATCCTTTTTAAGGAATGCCCTTGGTCTTCAGCAAATGCCTCCGAATCAAGTCTTGATAGGTCTTTCTTTATTTTTAACATTGTTTATTATGGCACCAATAGGTACTCAAATAAACAATAGTGCTTTACAGCCTTATATAGCAGGAAGAATATCAATACAGCAGGCATATACAAATGCAAAAGAGCCCTTAAAAAATTTCATGCTAAAACAAACAAGAAAAAATGATTTAAATTTATTTATAGAATTGTCGAAATCCAAGATAAATAATGTTGAAGAATTGCCAATGAGAATTGTAATACCATCATTTATAATAAGCGAATTAAAAACGGCATTTGAAATTGGATTTTTAATATATATACCTTTTTTGATAATAGATATGGTAGTTGCCAGTGTTTTAATGTCAATGGGAATGTTTATGTTACCTCCGGTATTAATATCTTTACCGTTTAAGTTGTTATTGTTTATATTAGTAGATGGTTGGAATTTACTTGTCAAATCATTAATTATAGGATTTAGATAG
- the fliO gene encoding flagellar biosynthetic protein FliO, whose translation MTGFTGTLFNIIWFLAIFVFILFMAYFVTKILNQKTLSYTKSNNMQVIEHIFLGHDKNLYIVKVGSEYILIGVTSSNINYIKKIKKEDIAVMENKKNDFKCNLDISLKKLKTLSNKYLGGNKNDIDEKN comes from the coding sequence ATGACGGGCTTTACAGGAACATTATTTAATATCATATGGTTTTTGGCGATTTTTGTATTTATTCTATTTATGGCTTATTTTGTAACGAAAATATTGAATCAGAAAACTTTAAGTTATACCAAAAGTAATAATATGCAAGTAATTGAACATATATTTTTGGGACATGATAAAAATCTCTATATTGTAAAAGTAGGCAGCGAATACATATTGATTGGCGTAACAAGCAGTAATATAAATTATATAAAAAAGATAAAAAAAGAGGATATAGCAGTAATGGAAAACAAAAAAAATGATTTTAAATGCAATCTTGATATTTCACTTAAAAAATTAAAAACCTTATCTAATAAGTATTTAGGCGGTAATAAAAATGATATCGATGAAAAAAATTAG
- a CDS encoding response regulator gives MSKILIVDDAAFMRMMIKDILTKNDLGTVIEAENGGIAVEEYIKEKPDLVIMDITMPEVDGIQAVKLIKEKDPDAKIIMCSAMGQQAMVIEAIQAGAKDFIVKPFQPDRVIEAIKKMLK, from the coding sequence ATGAGTAAGATACTAATTGTTGATGATGCAGCATTTATGAGAATGATGATTAAAGATATTTTAACGAAAAATGACCTTGGAACAGTAATAGAAGCGGAAAATGGTGGAATAGCAGTAGAAGAATATATAAAGGAAAAACCCGACCTTGTAATTATGGATATCACAATGCCTGAAGTTGATGGAATACAGGCTGTAAAACTTATTAAAGAAAAAGATCCTGATGCCAAGATAATAATGTGTTCAGCGATGGGACAGCAGGCAATGGTTATTGAAGCTATACAGGCAGGTGCAAAAGATTTTATTGTGAAACCCTTTCAACCTGATAGAGTGATAGAAGCAATAAAAAAGATGTTGAAATGA